From the Paraburkholderia sp. PREW-6R genome, one window contains:
- the ppa gene encoding inorganic diphosphatase → MSFNHVPAGKDLPHDFNVIIEIPAQSDPVKYEADKDLGLLVVDRFIGTGMRYPANYGFIPQTLSGDGDPVDVLVITPFPLLAGSVVRARALGMLQMTDESGVDAKLVAVAHDKICPMTASLKSIDDVPAYLKDQIKHFFEQYKALEKGKWVKVEGWADIDAAHKEITEGVANFKK, encoded by the coding sequence ATGAGCTTCAATCACGTCCCCGCAGGCAAAGACCTTCCGCACGATTTCAACGTCATCATCGAAATCCCGGCGCAAAGCGATCCGGTGAAGTACGAAGCCGACAAGGACCTGGGCCTGCTCGTCGTCGACCGTTTCATCGGCACCGGCATGCGCTATCCGGCCAACTATGGGTTCATCCCGCAAACGCTGTCGGGCGACGGCGACCCGGTCGACGTGCTGGTGATCACGCCGTTCCCGCTGCTGGCAGGCTCCGTGGTTCGCGCGCGCGCGCTCGGCATGCTGCAAATGACCGACGAATCGGGCGTGGACGCCAAGCTCGTGGCCGTCGCACACGACAAGATCTGCCCGATGACCGCCAGCCTGAAGTCGATCGACGACGTGCCGGCGTATCTGAAAGACCAGATCAAGCACTTCTTCGAGCAATACAAGGCGCTGGAAAAGGGCAAGTGGGTCAAAGTCGAAGGCTGGGCTGACATCGACGCGGCGCACAAGGAAATCACCGAAGGCGTGGCGAACTTCAAGAAGTGA